One Punica granatum isolate Tunisia-2019 chromosome 3, ASM765513v2, whole genome shotgun sequence genomic window carries:
- the LOC116199730 gene encoding FT-interacting protein 3-like, translated as MTTKLVVEVVDASDLMPKDGQGSASPYVEVEFDGQRQRTHTKPRDLNPQWNQKLFFNVNGGPTDLHHRIIDVVVYNDRNHGHHKNFLGRVRISGHSVPFSDSEASVQRYPLDKRGLFSHIRGDISLKIYLLNVPHEYDEYGPSSFPNFRPPPQNANTADADAAAAATTTPTILQDMDFNHDKLVNEGRGHIHAHADDDQYTTSDNYNNSNKKNNTKEEITKQEKDAARRTFHSIGTNSSGGTGRPSPSPAPPPPFSAPPGLDAHFMKAGPGPTSVVRMQAPKLTQNPEFSVVETRPPVAAHLRYRGGDKTTSTYDLVEQMHFLYVSVVKAKDLPNMDVSGSLDPYVEVKVGNYKGITKHLEKNQNPVWNQIFAFSKEKLQSNFLEVTVKDKDIGLDDFVGKVTFDITEVPLRVPPDSPLAPQWYKLKNKKGESTTTMKGEIMLAVWMGTQADESFPTAWHSDAHTVTHANLSNTRSKVYFSPKLYYLRVHVIEAQDLIPHERGRAPDAYVKVQLGNQGRVSRPSQIKTTNPIWNDELMFVAPEPFEDSIIVSVEDRVGPGKDEPLGRLLIPVRDVPHRVETAKLPDPRWFNLHRPTFLAEDEEKKKKEVKFASKICLRLWLDVGYHVLDESTHLSSDLQPSSKHLRKASIGILELGILSARNLLPMKSKEGRTTDAYCVAKYGNKWVRTRTLLDTLTPRWNEQYTWEVFDPCTVITVGVFDNCHINGKDDARDQRIGKVRIRLSTLEIHRVYTHYYPLLVLQSSGLKKNGELQLALRFTCTAWVNMVARYGRPLLPKMHYIHPIPVRYIDWLRHQAMQIVAARLTRAEPPLRREVVEYMLDVDHHMFSLRRSKANFHRIMSVLSGATAVCRWLDGICQWKNPVTTCLVHILFLILVCYPELILPTIFLYLFMIGIWNYRFRQRHPPHMDARLSQAEFAHPDELDEEFDTFPTTRPTDIVRMRYDRLRSVAGRVQTVIGDLATQGERTQAILSWRDPRATAIFIIFSLILAVLIYITPPQVVAVLLGLYWLRHPRFRRKLPSVPVNFFKRLPSKSDSLL; from the coding sequence ATGACGACAAAGCTGGTAGTGGAAGTTGTAGATGCAAGCGATCTCATGCCCAAAGATGGACAGGGCTCTGCCAGTCCCTACGTCGAGGTTGAGTTCGACGGCCAGCGCCAGCGCACCCACACCAAGCCCCGAGACCTCAACCCCCAGTGGAACCAGAAGCTCTTCTTCAACGTCAACGGCGGCCCCACGGACCTCCACCACCGCATCATCGACGTCGTCGTCTACAACGACCGCAACCACGGCCACCACAAGAACTTCCTCGGCCGCGTTAGGATCTCCGGTCACTCTGTCCCCTTCTCCGACTCCGAAGCTTCGGTTCAGAGGTACCCTCTCGACAAGCGTGGCCTCTTCTCCCACATCCGGGGCGATATATCCCTCAAAATCTACCTCCTCAATGTCCCTCATGAGTACGATGAATATGGGCCCAGCTCCTTCCCTAATTTTCGTCCTCCCCCCCAAAATGCTAATACTGCTGATGCTGatgccgccgccgccgccactACTACTCCTACTATTCTGCAAGATATGGATTTCAATCATGATAAGCTTGTAAATGAAGGCCGCGGCCATATCCACGCTCATGCTGATGATGATCAATATACTACTAgtgataattataataatagtaataagaAGAACAATACCAAGGAGGAAATTACAAAGCAGGAAAAGGACGCTGCCCGCAGGACCTTCCACTCCATTGGAACTAACAGCAGTGGAGGCACCGGCCGACCCAGCCCTTCCCCTGCACCCCCTCCTCCCTTCTCAGCACCACCCGGACTCGATGCCCATTTCATGAAGGCAGGCCCTGGCCCCACCAGCGTCGTCCGCATGCAAGCCCCCAAGCTTACCCAGAACCCTGAATTCTCTGTGGTTGAGACTAGGCCCCCCGTGGCAGCCCATCTCCGGTACCGGGGCGGGGACAAGACCACCAGCACTTATGATCTCGTCGAGCAGATGCACTTCCTCTACGTGAGTGTGGTCAAGGCCAAAGATCTCCCCAACATGGATGTCTCTGGCAGTCTCGACCCTTATGTGGAAGTGAAGGTTGGGAATTACAAGGGGATCACCAAGCACCTGGAGAAGAACCAGAACCCGGTGTGGAATCAGATATTCGccttctccaaggagaagctGCAGTCCAACTTCCTTGAAGTGACTGTCAAGGACAAGGACATCGGGCTGGATGATTTCGTGGGGAAGGTCACCTTCGATATAACTGAGGTGCCTCTCCGAGTCCCGCCCGATAGCCCCTTGGCTCCTCAGTGGTATAAGTTGAAGAATAAGAAGGGGGAGAGTACCACCACTATGAAAGGGGAAATCATGCTTGCCGTTTGGATGGGGACTCAGGCTGACGAGTCTTTCCCCACGGCTTGGCACTCTGACGCCCACACCGTCACGCACGCTAACCTGTCAAATACCCGATCCAAGGTCTACTTCTCACCGAAGCTCTATTACCTCCGAGTGCACGTCATTGAAGCTCAGGATCTGATCCCCCACGAGAGAGGCCGTGCTCCCGACGCGTACGTAAAGGTCCAGCTGGGGAATCAGGGCAGGGTCAGCCGACCTTCCCAGATCAAGACCACCAATCCTATATGGAATGACGAGCTCATGTTTGTCGCACCTGAGCCGTTCGAGGATTCCATAATTGTCTCTGTCGAGGACAGAGTTGGACCTGGGAAAGATGAGCCCTTAGGAAGGTTGCTCATTCCTGTCAGGGACGTCCCCCATAGGGTCGAGACCGCTAAGCTCCCCGATCCCCGGTGGTTCAACCTTCACAGGCCTACATTCCTGGCCGAGGacgaggagaagaagaagaaggaagtaAAATTCGCGAGCAAGATATGCCTGCGGTTGTGGCTGGATGTGGGGTACCATGTCCTCGATGAGTCCACTCATTTAAGCAGCGATCTCCAGCCCTCGTCCAAGCACCTGAGGAAGGCGAGCATTGGGATTCTCGAACTCGGGATATTGAGTGCTCGGAATCTGCTGCCAATGAAGAGCAAGGAAGGCAGGACAACTGATGCCTACTGCGTGGCCAAGTATGGGAACAAATGGGTCCGGACGCGAACTCTCCTCGACACCTTAACTCCTCGGTGGAACGAGCAATACACCTGGGAAGTGTTCGATCCATGTACTGTGATAACCGTTGGGGTGTTCGACAACTGCCACATCAACGGCAAAGACGATGCCAGGGATCAGAGGATCGGGAAAGTGAGAATCCGCCTGTCTACTCTTGAAATTCACCGAGTCTACACCCACTACTACCCTCTCCTCGTCCTCCAAAGTTCGGGCTTAAAGAAGAACGGGGAGCTCCAGTTAGCATTGCGATTCACCTGTACGGCTTGGGTAAACATGGTGGCGCGATACGGGAGGCCATTGCTTCCGAAGATGCATTACATACATCCCATTCCGGTCAGGTACATTGATTGGCTCCGCCACCAGGCGATGCAGATCGTGGCCGCGAGACTGACCCGAGCAGAGCCGCCGCTGAGGCGAGAGGTCGTGGAGTACATGCTGGACGTGGATCATCACATGTTCAGTCTGAGGAGGAGCAAGGCCAATTTCCACCGAATCATGTCCGTCCTTTCTGGGGCGACTGCGGTCTGCAGGTGGCTCGACGGCATCTGCCAGTGGAAGAACCCCGTCACGACCTGTCTCGTTCATATCCTTTTCTTGATACTTGTTTGCTACCCTGAGCTGATCCTCCCGACTATCTTCCTCTACCTCTTCATGATTGGGATATGGAATTACCGGTTCAGACAGAGGCACCCGCCGCACATGGATGCTCGACTTTCTCAGGCAGAGTTTGCTCACCCTGATGAGCTGGACGAGGAGTTTGACACGTTCCCCACGACTCGGCCGACCGATATAGTGAGGATGAGGTATGATCGTCTCCGGAGTGTGGCAGGGAGAGTTCAGACAGTGATCGGGGATTTAGCAACACAAGGGGAAAGAACGCAGGCGATACTGAGCTGGAGGGACCCGAGGGCAACTGCAATATTCATCATATTCTCGCTGATATTGGCGGTTTTGATCTACATAACTCCTCCTCAAGTCGTGGCTGTGCTGCTGGGGCTCTACTGGCTGAGGCATCCCCGGTTCAGGAGAAAGCTGCCTTCCGTGCCTGTCAATTTCTTCAAGAGATTGCCTTCCAAGTCGGATTCGCTTCTGTGA
- the LOC116200068 gene encoding V-type proton ATPase subunit G3 — protein sequence MDSIKGQGGIQMLLTAEQEAQHIVSSARNLKIGGLKQAKEEAEKEVALYRSKLDTQYQKNLSETGGSSGAKRLEEETEMRIKNLKESASRVSPDIVEMVIKYVRTVKT from the exons ATGGATTCCATCAAAGGACAGGGAGGGATTCAGATGCTATTAACTGCTGAACAAGAGGCCCAGCACATTGTTTCTAGTGCAAGGAACT TGAAGATAGGAGGATTGAAGCAAGCTAAGGAAGAAGCTGAGAAGGAAGTTGCCTTATACCGGTCCAAACTGGACACTCAGTATCAAAAGAATCTGTCCGAG ACGGGCGGGAGCTCTGGGGCGAAAAGACTCGAAGAAGAGACCGAAATGAGGATTAAGAACCTGAAGGAATCAGCCTCTAGAGTGTCCCCAGATATAGTGGAAATGGTAATTAAGTATGTCAGGACCGTGAAAACCTGA
- the LOC116200067 gene encoding NAD(P)H-quinone oxidoreductase subunit T, chloroplastic, whose amino-acid sequence MASAAAPQTSFYSLLTKTAPTRQEDSHRILILVVSGLRASSSLRIGTAGGGGGGGGSSMRSHHHHTRLLLPVLAVASQPQGGGPSKRQRAAPGVDTRIHWDNPDEGWIGGGSRQDQDQDQDQQQHKFSPKEEQKNLLGEEFADLLNNSSDSHYQFLGVSVDSDLEEIKAAYRRLSKEYHPDTTSLPLKTASDKFLKLREVYDILSNEETRRFYDWTLAQEAASRQAEKMRMRLEDPYEQDLENYKPVPDTVDRLGGRNMDLSDQAMSALTIDVFIILFAVCCIIYVVFFKEPYY is encoded by the exons ATGGCTTCAGCAGCAGCTCCTCAAACTTCTTTCTATTCTCTCCTCACCAAGACTGCCCCCACTCGACAGGAAGATAGTCATAGGATACTGATACTTGTAGTGTCAGGACTAAGAGCCAGCAGCAGCCTCAGAATAGGAAcagcaggaggaggaggaggtggaggaggGTCAAGCATGAGGAGCCATCACCATCACACTAGACTCCTCCTGCCAGTGCTGGCGGTGGCATCGCAGCCACAGGGTGGAGGCCCCAGCAAGCGCCAGAGAGCAGCCCCAGGTGTCGATACCAGGATTCACTGGGACAACCCGGACGAAGGGTGGATTGGAGGAGGTTCTCGGCAAGACCAAGACCAAGACCAAGACCAGCAGCAGCACAAGTTCAGCCCCAAAGAGGAGCAGAAGAATCTCTTAGGCGAAGAGTTCGCTGACCTTCTCAACAATTCGTCCGATTCTCATTACCA GTTCCTGGGAGTTTCAGTTGACTCCGATCTTGAAGAAATCAAAGCTGCTTACAGAAGGCTTTCGAAAGAGTACCACCCCGACACGACCTCACTCCCACTGAAAACAGCATCGGACAAGTTCCTGAAGCTGAGGGAGGTATATGACATCTTGAGCAACGAGGAAACCCGGAGGTTTTACGACTGGACGCTGGCCCAGGAGGCTGCCAGCCGCCAAGCGgagaagatgaggatgagaCTGGAGGATCCATACGAGCAGGATCTGGAGAATTACAAACCAGTTCCTGACACGGTCGATCGACTTGGTGGGAGGAACATGGACCTGAGTGACCAAGCGATGAGTGCCCTCACGATTGACGTTTTCATCATACTCTTTGCGGTTTGTTGCATCATTTATGTCGTATTCTTCAAAGAACCATATTACTAG
- the LOC116200070 gene encoding uncharacterized protein LOC116200070 → MALNNGLRSSSKLLAFADPLLSRSVSRGIHSTGVKSMGGGHGHGHGHDEPYYLHAKHMYNLDRMKNQKLKMSLAVFTAFGIGVAVPVYAVVFQQKKTASA, encoded by the exons ATGGCGTTGAACAACGGATTGAGGTCCTCGTCGAAACTACTTGCCTTCGCTGATCCCCTTCTTTCCAGATCAG TGAGCAGAGGAATCCACTCAACTGGTGTGAAGAGTATGGGTGGCGGACATGGACATGGACATGGCCACGACGAACCATACTACCTTCATGCTAAGCACATGTACAATTTGGATCggatgaaaaatcaaaagctGAAGATGTCGCTCGCTGTTTTTACTGCCTTTGGCATTGGCGTTGCTGTTCCTGTCTATGCTGTTGTTTTCCAGCAGAAGAAGACCGCTTCTGCCTGA
- the LOC116200069 gene encoding protein RADIALIS-like 4 isoform X1, producing the protein MEIAPFLSLARSLARSLCDSTWSPLENKKFEEALARYDKDTTDCWHRIAKAVGSKTIEEVKRHYELLVKDVKRIESGKVPLPNYQGTDSDDDAAADNDDEW; encoded by the exons ATGGAAATTgctcctttcctttcccttgcTCGCTCGCTCGCTCGCTCACTCTG TGACTCTACTTGGTCCCCACTGGAGAACAAGAAGTTCGAAGAGGCACTGGCTCGATATGACAAGGACACCACGGACTGTTGGCACAGGATTGCCAAGGCTGTGGGTAGTAAAACTATCGAGGAAGTGAAGAGGCACTACGAGCTCCTTGTGAAGGATGTGAAGAGGATCGAATCGGGCAAAGTCCCTTTGCCCAACTACCAGGGGACTGACAGCGACGATGATGCTGCTGctgataatgatgatgaatGGTAG
- the LOC116200069 gene encoding protein RADIALIS-like 4 isoform X2 produces the protein MASTSRTSYSDSTWSPLENKKFEEALARYDKDTTDCWHRIAKAVGSKTIEEVKRHYELLVKDVKRIESGKVPLPNYQGTDSDDDAAADNDDEW, from the coding sequence ATGGCTTCTACTTCTCGTACCTCTTACAGTGACTCTACTTGGTCCCCACTGGAGAACAAGAAGTTCGAAGAGGCACTGGCTCGATATGACAAGGACACCACGGACTGTTGGCACAGGATTGCCAAGGCTGTGGGTAGTAAAACTATCGAGGAAGTGAAGAGGCACTACGAGCTCCTTGTGAAGGATGTGAAGAGGATCGAATCGGGCAAAGTCCCTTTGCCCAACTACCAGGGGACTGACAGCGACGATGATGCTGCTGctgataatgatgatgaatGGTAG
- the LOC116200066 gene encoding probable alkaline/neutral invertase D: MDSIRDFGLRNVSSQCSLSEMDDNDLSRLLDKPRINIDRKRSFDERSFSELFNGIPRQLAPESNIDCSYSSGGRSGLATPASSARNSFEPHPVVVDAWDSLRRTLVYFRGQPVGTVAACDHASEEVLNYDQVFVRDFVPSALAFLMNGEPDIVKNFLLKTLHLQGWEKRVDRFKLGEGVMPASFKVLHDPARKTETLVADFGESAIGRVAPVDSGFWWIILLRAYTKSTGDFSLAETPDCQRGIRLILNLCLSEGFDTFPTLLCADGCCMIDRRMGVYGYPIEIQALFFMALRCALAMLKPDAEGKEFIERIIKRLHALSYHMRTYFWLDFQQLNVIYRYKTEEYSHTAVNKFNVIPDSIPEWVFDFMPTVGGYFIGNVSPARMDFRWFALGNCVAILSSLATPEQSMAIMDLIEARWEELVGEMPLKIAYPALESHEWRIMTGCDPKNTRWSYHNGGSWPVLLWLLTAACIKTGRPQIARKAIDLAETRLLKDGWPEYYDGKLGRFIGKQARKYQTWSIAGYLVAKMMLEDPSHLGMISLEEDKQLKPMIRRSSSWTC, encoded by the exons ATGGATAGCATTAGGGACTTTGGCCTTCGGAATGTGAGCTCACAGTGCTCCCTGTCCGAAATGGATGACAACGATCTCTCCCGCCTTCTCGACAAGCCACGGATCAACATTGACCGCAAGAGGTCATTCGATGAGAGGTCCTTCAGCGAGCTCTTTAATGGAATCCCCAGACAGCTGGCCCCTGAGAGCAACATTGACTGCTCGTACTCTTCCGGTGGAAGGTCGGGATTGGCCACACCAGCTTCCTCAGCCCGCAACTCGTTTGAGCCTCACCCGGTGGTTGTCGATGCCTGGGATTCTCTTAGACGCACCCTGGTGTATTTCAGGGGCCAACCTGTTGGTACAGTCGCTGCCTGTGACCATGCCTCCGAAGAAGTCTTGAATTACGATCAG GTTTTTGTACGGGATTTCGTGCCCAGTGCACTGGCTTTCTTAATGAATGGAGAGCCCGACATAGTTAAGAACTTCCTGCTTAAGACTTTGCACCTTCAAGGATGGGAAAAAAGAGTAGACCGGTTCAAGCTCGGGGAAGGTGTTATGCCCGCTAGTTTCAAAGTGCTACATGATCCCGCTAGGAAAACGGAGACTCTTGTTGCAGATTTTGGGGAAAGCGCTATAGGAAGGGTTGCTCCCGTAGACTCTGGGTTCTGGTGGATCATTTTACTTCGTGCATATACAAAGTCCACAGGAGATTTCTCCCTCGCGGAGACTCCGGATTGCCAGAGGGGTATCAGGCTTATATTGAATTTGTGTCTCTCGGAGGGCTTTGACACATTCCCAACTTTGCTTTGCGCTGACGGGTGCTGTATGATAGATCGAAGAATG GGAGTATATGGCTATCCCATTGAAATACAAGCACTCTTCTTTATGGCCCTAAGATGTGCACTGGCAATGTTAAAACCTGATGCAGAAGGAAAAGAATTCATTGAGAGGATAATTAAGCGGTTGCACGCCCTCAGTTACCACATGCGGACTTACTTCTGGCTTGACTTCCAACAACTAAACGTGATATACCGTTATAAGACTGAGGAATACTCTCACACAGCTGTAAATAAGTTCAACGTCATTCCTGATTCCATCCCGGAATGGGTTTTTGATTTTATGCCAACAGTTGGGGGTTACTTCATTGGCAACGTGAGTCCTGCAAGGATGGACTTTAGATGGTTCGCCTTGGGCAACTGCGTGGCCATTCTGTCTTCTCTTGCTACCCCAGAGCAGTCGATGGCTATCATGGATCTTATTGAAGCTCGCTGGGAGGAATTGGTCGGAGAAATGCCACTGAAAATCGCTTATCCTGCTTTGGAAAGTCATGAATGGAGAATCATGACGGGCTGTGATCCTAAGAACACCCGTTGGAGCTACCACAATGGGGGATCTTGGCCAG TGCTTCTATGGTTGTTAACGGCTGCATGTATAAAGACGGGGCGGCCTCAAATTGCTAGGAAAGCGATTGATCTAGCGGAGACCCGATTGCTGAAGGACGGGTGGCCTGAGTACTATGACGGTAAACTCGGGAGGTTTATTGGCAAACAGGCGAGGAAGTATCAGACATGGTCGATTGCTGGATATTTGGTGGCAAAGATGATGCTAGAGGATCCTTCGCACTTGGGGATGATTTCCCTCGAAGAGGACAAGCAGCTGAAGCCGATGATTAGAAGATCATCTTCTTGGACTTGTTAG